Proteins encoded in a region of the Helianthus annuus cultivar XRQ/B unplaced genomic scaffold, HanXRQr2.0-SUNRISE HanXRQChr00c243, whole genome shotgun sequence genome:
- the LOC110892577 gene encoding F-box/kelch-repeat protein At3g23880, with protein sequence MSDNIPFEMQMEIMKKLPVKSLIHFRSVCKAWNSLINSPDFITQYNGQRTNPQHLFLTYYDCGDKYVSIADDHTFPHHKVPLTFPQWLLDYDYDLIGCSHGLLCLSYYEDQTRIAIIWNILIRKAIAVLVPNVAGGKVYENVLGFGVCRETTDPKIVKITPIRSQSAMERVTWHAEVFTLSTGTWRSPCSSNLPRSSIEFDSYCDQVVTIDGSIYWLAADRADVDGGFRFDYMIISFDFTREEFKEVSLPDSLAHQRYKYILSVLKLKESLVVLEHVNDLAYDVWMMEDGVSKLFTKLFTINVSTGDAKVK encoded by the coding sequence ATGTCAGACAACATACCATTCGAAATGCAAATGGAAATCATGAAAAAGCTTCCGGTCAAATCCTTGATTCACTTCCGATCCGTCTGCAAAGCATGGAACTCTCTCATCAATAGCCCTGATTTCATTACGCAGTACAACGGCCAACGCACAAACCCGCAACATCTATTTCTAACCTATTATGATTGTGGGGATAAATACGTTTCAATTGCTGATGATCATACTTTTCCCCACCACAAAGTTCCCCTCACTTTCCCCCAATGGCTTTTAGATTATGATTATGATCTAATCGGCTGCTCTCATGGCTTGTTGTGTTTGTCTTATTATGAGGACCAGACCAGAATAGCTATTATTTGGAATATTTTGATTCGAAAAGCAATCGCTGTACTTGTGCCTAATGTGGCAGGTGGGAAGGTTTATGAAAATGTTTTAGGTTTTGGGGTTTGTCGCGAGACTACCGACCCGAAAATTGTCAAGATTACACCTATTCGGAGTCAGAGTGCTATGGAACGTGTAACTTGGCATGCTGAGGTTTTTACTTTAAGCACAGGGACTTGGAGATCTCCATGTAGCAGCAATCTTCCTCGTAGTTCAATTGAGTTTGACAGTTACTGTGATCAGGTAGTTACTATAGATGGGTCTATTTATTGGCTTGCTGCTGATAGGGCTGATGTGGATGGTGGGTTTAGGTTCGATTACATGATTATTTCGTTTGATTTCACCCGTGAAGAATTTAAAGAAGTGAGCCTCCCAGATAGTTTAGCACACCAGAGGTATAAATATATTTTGTCCGTGTTAAAACTAAAGGAGTCTCTTGTTGTGCTTGAACATGTCAATGATCTGGCTTACGATGTATGGATGATGGAGGATGGGGTTTCTAAACTGTTTACAAAGCTATTCACTATTAATGTTAGCACAGGAGATGCAAAAGTAAAGTGA